A stretch of the Malus sylvestris chromosome 10, drMalSylv7.2, whole genome shotgun sequence genome encodes the following:
- the LOC126587026 gene encoding uncharacterized protein LOC126587026 has protein sequence MAISQELYPSQDDLLYEEELLRNPFSLKLWWRYLIARAESPFKKRFIIYERALKALPGSYKLWYAYLRERLELVRNLPITHSQYETLINTFERALVTMHKMPRIWIMYLQTLTEQKLVTKTRRTFDRALCALPVTQHDRIWEPYLMFVSQKGIPIETSLRVYRRYLKYDPTHIEDFIEFLINSSLWQEAAERLASVLNDDKFYSIKGKTKHRLWLELCDLLTKHATEVSGLNVDAIIRGGIRKFTDEVGRLWTSLADYYIRRNLHEKARDIFEEGMTTVVTVRDFSVIFDSYAHFEEIVLAHKMETADLSDEEEDEENGVAEDRNEEEEDLRLDINLSVAELEKKMLDGFWLHDDKDVDLRLARLDHLMDRRPILANSVLLRQNPHNVEQWHRRVKLYEGNPTKQILTYTEAVRTIDPMKAVGKPHTLWVAFAKLYENHNDIVNARVIFDKAVQVNYKTVDNLASLWCEWAEMELRHKNFKGALELMRRATAEPSVEVKRRVAADGNAPVQMKLHKCLRIWAFYVDLEESLGKLESTRAVYERILDLKIATPQIIINYASLLEEHKYFEDAFKVYQKGTKIFKYPHVKDIWITYLSKFVKRYGKKELERARELFEEAVQAAPADAKKPLYLQYAKLEEDYGLSKRAMKVYDEATKAVPNHEKLGMYEIYIARATEIFGVPKTREIYQQAIDSGLPDKDVKTMCLKFAELEKSLGEIDRARAVYTYASQFSDPRSDVDFWNKWHEFEVQHGNEDTFREMLRIKRSVSASYSQTHFILPEYMMQKDQKLYIDEAKDQLKQAGVPEDEMAALERQLAPVANDTTTKDSSRIGFVSAGAIQQTDGGIKVATNPEDIELPEENDSEDDERVEIQIAQKEVPDAVFGELANKRKEAEKDEGGDADTKDNDSRLGALERIKRLKRGA, from the exons ATGGCGATTTCTCAGGAGTTGTACCCATCGCAAGACGACCTCCTCTACGAAGAGGAGCTTCTCCGCAACCCCTTCAGCCTGAAGCTATGGTGGCGCTACCTAATCGCTCGAGCCGAATCTCCGTTCAAAAAGCGCTTCATAATCTACGAGCGAGCCCTCAAGGCTCTGCCCGGAAGCTACAAGCTCTGGTACGCTTACCTCCGCGAACGGCTCGAGCTCGTTCGGAACTTGCCCATCACTCACTCGCAGTACGAAACCCTAATTAACACGTTTGAACGAGCTCTGGTGACGATGCACAAGATGCCCAGGATTTGGATTATGTACTTGCAGACTCTGACGGAGCAGAAATTGGTCACCAAGACCCGCCGGACCTTCGACAGAGCGCTGTGTGCACTTCCTGTGACGCAGCACGACCGCATTTGGGAGCCCTACCTGATGTTTGTTAGCCAAAAGGGCATCCCAATCGAGACCTCGCTTCGGGTTTATCGCAGGTATTTGAAATATGACCCTACCCATATTGAAGATTTCATCGAGTTCTTGATTAATTCTAGTCTTTGGCAAGAGGCTGCCGAGAGGCTCGCTTCGGTGTTGAATGATGATAAGTTTTACTCAATAAAGGGGAAAACGAAACATAGGCTGTGGTTGGAATTGTGTGATTTGCTTACTAAGCATGCCACTGAGGTTTCAGGCCTCAATGTAGACGCTATAATTAGAGGTGGGATTAGGAAGTTTACGGACGAGGTGGGTCGGTTGTGGACCTCTCTTGCGGACTATTACATTAGGAGGAATTTGCACGAGAAGGCGAGGGATATATTCGAGGAAGGTATGACTACTGTGGTAACGGTGAGAGATTTTAGTGTGATTTTTGATTCGTATGCTCATTTTGAAGAGATTGTGCTTGCTCATAAGATGGAAACTGCTGATTTGAGtgatgaggaggaggacgaaGAAAATGGGGTGGCAGAGGATAGaaatgaggaggaagaagatctTCGATTGGACATTAACTTGTCTGTGGCTGAGCTTGAGAAGAAAATGCTTGATGGGTTTTGGCTACATGATGATAAGGATGTAGATTTGAGATTAGCTCGATTGGACCATCTCATGGATAGAAGACCTATACTGGCAAATAGTGTTCTTTTGCGACAAAATCCTCATAATGTAGAGCAGTGGCACCGGAGAGTGAAGCTATACGAGGGCAATCCCACAAAGCAGATACTTACATACACTGAGGCTGTGAGGACAATTGATCCAATGAAAGCAGTTGGGAAGCCTCACACATTGTGGGTTGCTTTTGCTAAGTTGTACGAGAACCACAATGATATTGTCAATGCTAGAGTGATTTTTGATAAAGCAGTGCAGGTGAATTACAAGACCGTGGATAATTTGGCTAGTCTTTGGTGTGAGTGGGCAGAAATGGAACTGAGGCATAAGAATTTCAAAGGAGCACTGGAACTGATGAGGCGGGCTACTGCAGAGCCATCTGTTGAGGTGAAACGAAGAG TGGCTGCTGATGGGAATGCGCCAGTTCAGATGAAGCTGCATAAATGCTTGAGAATTTGGGCATTTTATGTAGACTTGGAGGAGAGCCTGGGTAAATTAGAGTCCACTCGAGCTGTTTACGAGAGGATATTGGATTTGAAAATAGCTACACCACAGATCATAATCAATTATGCATCGCTTCTTGAG GAGCATAAATACTTTGAAGATGCATTCAAGGTTTATCAAAAAGGTACTAAGATATTCAAGTATCCACATGTCAAAGACATATGGATTACATATCTTTCCAAATTTGTAAAGAGatatgggaagaaagaactggAACGCGCAAGAGAGCTATTTGAGGAGGCTGTTCAAGCG GCTCCTGCCGATGCAAAGAAACCTTTGTATCTTCAATATGCAAAGCTGGAGGAGGATTATGGTCTATCAAAGCGGGCAATGAAGGTCTATGATGAAGCAACTAAGGCTGTTCCAAACCATGAGAAACTGGGCATGTATGAAATCTACATTGCTCGTGCTACAGAGATATTTGGCGTCCCGAAGACGAGGGAAATATACCAGCAGGCCATAGACTCTGGTCTTCCAGACAAAGATGTGAAGACAATGTGTTTAAAGTTTGCTGAGCTTGAGAAGAGTTTGGGAGAAATCGATCGTGCTCGGGCAGTGTATACATATGCTTCACAGTTTTCAGATCCACGATCTGATGTGGACTTCTGGAACAAATGGCATGAGTTTGAGGTCCAACACGGAAATGAAGATACCTTTCGAGAGATGCTTCGAATTAAACGAAGTGTTTCTGCAAGCTATAGCCAG ACCCATTTTATTCTACCCGAGTATATGATGCAAAAGGATCAGAAGCTGTACATAGACGAGGCAAAAGACCAGCTGAAACAGGCTGGAGTCCCCGAAGATGAAATGGCTGCTCTAGAGAGGCAGTTGGCACCGGTGGCCAACGATACTACCACTAAAGATAGCAGTAGAATAGGCTTTGTGAGTGCAGGAGCAATTCAGCAGACTGACGGAGGGATCAAAGTTGCTACAAATCCTGAAGACATTGAGCTACCAGAAGAAAACGATTCAGAAGACGATGAAAGGGTTGAAATTCAAATTGCACAGAAGGAGGTCCCGGATGCTGTTTTTGGAGAGTTGGCTAACAAGAGAAAGGAGGCCGAAAAAGATGAGGGCGGAGATGCTGATACCAAGGACAATGACAGCCGCCTTGGTGCCCTTGAGAGAATAAAAAGGCTAAAACGAGGTGCCTGA